The following coding sequences lie in one Fundulus heteroclitus isolate FHET01 chromosome 20, MU-UCD_Fhet_4.1, whole genome shotgun sequence genomic window:
- the glrx gene encoding glutaredoxin-1 gives MAQQFVKAELKGDKVVVFLKPTCPYCVMAEEVLSKYPFKPGHLKKIDISGRDDMQSLQDYLQEITGARTVPRVFIGEECVGGGSDVAALHKSGALRGMLESIGALQ, from the exons ATGGCGCAGCAGTTCGTGAAGGCTGAGCTCAAAGGGGACAAGGTGGTGGTGTTTCTGAAGCCCACTTGTCCCTACTGCGTCATGGCCGAGGAAGTTTTGTCCAAGTACCCGTTCAAGCCGGGCCACCTGAAGAAGATCGACATCAGCGGACGCGACGACATGCAGAGCCTGCAGGACTATTTGCAGGAAATCACCGGAGCGCGGACG GTCCCACGGGTGTTCATTGGTGAGGAGTGTGTGGGAGGCGGAAGTGACGTTGCGGCGTTGCACAAGAGCGGTGCACTCAGAGGGATGCTGGAGTCCATCGGGGCCCTTCAGTGA